The Shewanella sp. NFH-SH190041 genome has a window encoding:
- a CDS encoding tetratricopeptide repeat protein, with protein sequence MNSNGIVSKSCRLSVITVALLWLCGCQTLPERGPQQINHLFYDERFLAVELPVAPDTMLALPEAAQQLVRQAYHRDLELSRLTHSGRFSGRHSNDAHIWLGRYINAVSRNQAVYSSALSAPSEPHSRADHRGVASDTQVPEEVAFRYRDNLTQGAAQTFASREGNCLSLVLMTAALAQTLGVKVTFQQLDIEPTWDRAGTFYLINGHINIKLLPPKRHDVISLSQSSVLVDFLPQRAIRGYRRREIDLATVSAMFYNNLAAEALVAGQLDNAYVLVKRSLFYQADFVPGLNTLGVIYRRAGMDTAAEQVYRHVLDFAPQSLNVLSNLALLLSAQNRLSQWAEVHRTLELIRLKNPFYYYDMAQLAYREQRYRKAQTLYRRAIALADYRAEFFFGLAQTYWQLQQPEKARSQMKKALSLSQDPHQRQQYQSKLRAIDKVMTATGAS encoded by the coding sequence ATGAATAGCAATGGCATTGTTAGCAAGTCCTGTCGTTTGTCAGTTATAACTGTGGCGTTACTTTGGCTTTGTGGCTGTCAGACATTGCCTGAGCGCGGCCCGCAGCAGATTAACCATCTGTTTTATGATGAAAGATTTTTGGCCGTCGAGCTGCCGGTGGCTCCTGACACTATGTTGGCCTTGCCTGAAGCTGCACAGCAGTTGGTTCGTCAGGCATATCATCGGGACTTGGAATTATCTCGCCTGACTCACAGCGGTCGATTCAGTGGCCGGCACAGTAATGACGCGCATATCTGGTTAGGACGGTATATCAATGCCGTATCTCGTAACCAAGCCGTTTATTCTTCTGCTCTTTCAGCCCCATCTGAGCCACATAGCCGAGCAGATCATCGAGGTGTTGCCTCTGATACCCAGGTGCCTGAGGAAGTGGCATTTCGTTACCGAGATAATCTGACTCAAGGCGCGGCGCAAACATTTGCCAGCCGGGAAGGTAATTGCCTTTCTCTGGTGCTGATGACGGCCGCATTGGCACAAACCTTGGGGGTGAAGGTCACTTTTCAGCAATTGGATATTGAACCGACTTGGGATAGAGCCGGGACATTTTATTTAATTAATGGCCATATCAATATCAAACTGTTGCCTCCTAAGCGCCATGATGTGATTTCGCTGAGTCAATCTAGTGTCTTGGTGGATTTTCTGCCCCAGCGGGCGATTCGCGGTTACCGACGACGGGAAATTGATTTAGCGACGGTTTCGGCCATGTTTTATAACAATTTAGCGGCTGAGGCACTGGTGGCGGGACAATTGGATAATGCTTATGTGTTGGTTAAACGCAGTCTGTTTTATCAGGCGGATTTTGTCCCCGGGCTTAATACACTAGGGGTGATATACCGCCGCGCAGGAATGGATACGGCCGCGGAGCAGGTTTACCGGCATGTACTGGATTTTGCCCCGCAATCTCTGAATGTTCTAAGTAATCTGGCGTTATTGTTGTCAGCGCAAAATCGCTTGAGTCAATGGGCTGAAGTGCACCGCACACTTGAGCTTATCCGGTTGAAAAACCCCTTTTATTACTATGATATGGCACAGTTGGCTTATCGCGAGCAGCGTTACCGCAAAGCGCAGACCCTGTATCGGCGAGCTATTGCGCTGGCGGACTACCGGGCTGAGTTTTTCTTTGGGTTGGCGCAAACGTATTGGCAATTGCAACAGCCGGAAAAGGCGCGTAGTCAGATGAAAAAAGCGCTGTCTTTAAGTCAAGACCCGCATCAACGCCAACAGTATCAATCTAAGCTAAGGGCGATAGATAAAGTGATGACTGCCACAGGGGCAAGCTGA
- the aroG gene encoding 3-deoxy-7-phosphoheptulonate synthase AroG encodes MTYQNDDVRINQVKELLPPVAILERFPASKAASATVYNSRQAIHNLLTHVDDRLLVVIGPCSIHDPDAALEYGQKLLALRQRYQDQLEVVMRVYFEKPRTTVGWKGLINDPYLDGSYQLNDGLRRARSLLLALNDSGLPTAGEFLDMITPQYLADLMCWGAIGARTTESQVHRELASGLSCPVGFKNGTDGTIKIAIDAIGAASAPHHFLSVTKYGHSAIVSTLGNPDCHIILRGGRQPNYHSDDIAKVCAELQQADLTANIMIDFSHANSCKDYQRQMLVAADVAGQIAAGEQSIFGVMVESHLVAGRQELTTGQALNYGQSITDACIGWEDTEVLLAQLNDSVLARRAGKSC; translated from the coding sequence ATGACTTACCAGAATGACGATGTACGGATTAATCAGGTCAAAGAATTATTGCCGCCGGTGGCGATTTTAGAGCGATTTCCAGCCTCGAAGGCAGCATCTGCCACTGTGTATAACAGTCGTCAGGCTATTCATAATCTGTTAACCCATGTTGATGACCGACTGTTGGTGGTGATTGGCCCTTGTTCAATTCATGATCCTGACGCAGCGCTGGAATATGGTCAGAAACTCTTGGCTTTGCGCCAACGCTACCAAGATCAATTGGAGGTGGTGATGCGGGTCTATTTTGAAAAACCCCGTACCACGGTTGGCTGGAAAGGGTTGATTAATGATCCATATTTGGATGGCAGTTATCAGCTCAATGATGGGCTGCGCCGGGCGAGAAGTTTGCTGCTGGCATTGAATGACAGTGGATTGCCTACCGCTGGCGAGTTTCTTGACATGATCACGCCCCAGTATCTGGCTGACTTAATGTGCTGGGGAGCGATAGGGGCGCGCACGACAGAATCTCAGGTTCATCGGGAGTTGGCATCCGGTCTGTCGTGTCCAGTGGGATTTAAAAATGGCACCGATGGCACTATCAAGATAGCTATCGATGCGATTGGTGCCGCGTCGGCACCACATCATTTTTTGTCAGTGACCAAGTATGGTCATTCAGCCATTGTTTCCACCTTGGGAAATCCGGACTGTCACATCATCTTGCGTGGCGGTCGGCAACCTAATTACCACAGTGATGATATCGCCAAAGTCTGTGCTGAGCTGCAACAGGCTGACTTGACGGCGAATATTATGATTGATTTCAGCCATGCCAATAGTTGTAAAGATTACCAACGCCAAATGCTGGTGGCCGCAGATGTGGCTGGTCAGATTGCTGCCGGGGAGCAGTCTATTTTTGGTGTGATGGTGGAAAGCCATTTGGTTGCCGGGCGACAGGAACTGACCACAGGACAGGCGCTGAATTATGGTCAGAGTATTACTGATGCCTGTATTGGTTGGGAAGATACCGAAGTGTTGCTGGCACAGCTTAATGACAGTGTATTGGCGAGGCGTGCAGGCAAGTCTTGTTAA
- a CDS encoding ABCB family ABC transporter ATP-binding protein/permease: MRPSRYLDVPADKIHWQVLGLLWPYLLEFRYRVALALGCLIAAKLAAIAMPFVLKDLVDTLDSSKTPAALAVPVALVLAYGGLRFLSVIIGEVRDTLFGRVTERAIRRLGLTVFTHLHRLDLAFHLERQTGGLSRDIERGISGVSFLMRFMVFNIGPTLLEIALVVGIFGVNYGWPFALVTLVAVLAYGTFSVIATEWRTGYVRDAALADSTTNTRAIDSLLNYETVKYFNNEAYEQQRYDEALAQWEKAKRNNRLSLFALNAGQALIIASAMTAMIGLAAYYVVNGQMTLGDFVLVNAFMMQLFMPLNFLGFVYREIRGALANIERMFSLLDVRPAIVDLPTPLICPDGPGEIVFDRVSFCYGQRQVLDRVSFTVSPGETLAVVGDSGGGKSTLLKLLLRFYEVGSGRILLDGVDIRHVSQQQLRRQIAVVPQDTVLFNDTLANNIRYGRPDASDIAIEHALNLAQLQHFVTRLPEGLETKVGERGMKLSGGEKQRVAIARAILKGAPILLFDEATSSLDSRAEQAILTAVKAATAGHTALMIAHRLSTVVDADRILVLKDGQIAEQGDHCSLLAQRGHYYHLWQLQQHRRDE, from the coding sequence ATGCGTCCTTCCCGTTACCTTGATGTGCCTGCCGATAAGATCCATTGGCAGGTGCTTGGGTTGTTATGGCCTTATCTGTTGGAATTTCGTTATCGGGTTGCTTTGGCGCTGGGGTGCCTTATCGCCGCAAAATTAGCCGCCATTGCCATGCCGTTTGTGTTGAAAGATTTGGTGGATACCCTTGATAGCAGTAAGACACCTGCGGCGTTGGCTGTGCCGGTGGCACTGGTGCTCGCCTATGGAGGCTTACGCTTTTTATCCGTCATTATTGGTGAAGTGCGCGATACCTTGTTTGGCCGGGTGACAGAGCGGGCGATTCGGCGGTTGGGGTTAACCGTGTTTACCCATTTGCATCGGCTAGATTTGGCTTTTCATCTTGAGCGACAGACTGGCGGGCTGTCCCGAGATATTGAACGTGGTATTTCCGGTGTGTCGTTTCTGATGCGCTTTATGGTGTTCAATATTGGCCCGACTTTGCTGGAAATTGCCTTGGTGGTGGGCATTTTTGGCGTGAACTATGGTTGGCCATTTGCTTTAGTCACCTTAGTTGCTGTGCTGGCTTATGGCACTTTTTCTGTTATCGCCACTGAATGGCGCACCGGTTATGTGCGTGATGCGGCGCTGGCGGATTCCACTACGAATACCCGGGCGATAGATAGCTTACTGAATTATGAAACGGTCAAGTATTTCAATAATGAAGCTTATGAACAGCAGCGTTACGATGAGGCGTTGGCGCAGTGGGAAAAGGCTAAGCGTAATAACCGATTATCTTTGTTTGCGCTTAACGCCGGTCAAGCACTGATTATTGCTTCGGCTATGACCGCCATGATTGGGTTGGCGGCTTATTACGTGGTTAACGGCCAGATGACTCTGGGAGATTTTGTGCTGGTTAATGCCTTTATGATGCAGCTGTTTATGCCGCTAAATTTTTTGGGATTTGTCTACCGAGAAATACGCGGCGCACTGGCCAATATCGAACGGATGTTTTCTCTGTTGGATGTTAGGCCCGCTATTGTTGATCTTCCTACCCCCTTGATTTGTCCGGATGGGCCGGGAGAGATTGTATTTGATCGTGTGAGCTTTTGTTATGGTCAGCGGCAGGTGCTAGATCGCGTCAGTTTTACTGTCTCTCCCGGGGAAACGCTTGCTGTGGTTGGGGATAGCGGAGGTGGCAAGTCGACGCTACTCAAGTTGCTGCTGCGTTTTTATGAAGTGGGTAGCGGGCGTATTTTACTTGATGGGGTCGATATACGGCATGTATCCCAACAACAACTGCGTCGTCAGATCGCTGTGGTGCCACAAGATACTGTATTGTTTAATGATACCTTGGCAAACAATATTCGTTATGGCCGCCCTGATGCGTCGGATATAGCCATTGAGCATGCGCTGAATCTGGCACAATTGCAGCACTTTGTTACCCGTTTGCCCGAGGGGTTGGAAACCAAAGTCGGTGAGCGGGGAATGAAGCTCTCCGGAGGGGAAAAACAGCGGGTGGCAATTGCGAGGGCAATATTGAAAGGTGCGCCAATTTTGCTATTTGATGAGGCTACTTCGTCCCTTGATAGCCGGGCAGAGCAGGCTATTTTAACCGCAGTTAAAGCCGCAACGGCTGGACATACAGCATTGATGATTGCCCATCGTCTATCAACGGTAGTGGATGCTGACCGAATTTTAGTGCTCAAAGATGGCCAAATTGCTGAGCAAGGAGATCATTGCAGTCTGTTGGCGCAACGGGGGCATTATTACCATCTGTGGCAGCTACAGCAGCATAGGCGTGATGAGTGA
- a CDS encoding ferredoxin--NADP reductase, whose protein sequence is MWTTGTVIERIDWNDRLFSLRIKSELAPFKAGQFIKLSQVQGDKRIARAYSLVNAPGAPWQEVLAVTVEEGQLSPALHELAVGDSIDITPSANGFMTLDELPENMGRHLWLLATGTAIGPFISMLETPAPWQRFEQIVLVYGVRLAEDLAYWTRLEELAALYPGQLVLVPCVTREAVKGALGCRIPAGLADGSIEQQAGININAQDAQVMLCGNPEMVADALIELQGRGLVKNLRRTPGQITMEKYW, encoded by the coding sequence ATGTGGACAACCGGAACTGTAATTGAGCGGATTGATTGGAATGACAGACTCTTTTCTCTGCGAATTAAATCCGAACTGGCACCTTTTAAAGCCGGGCAGTTTATTAAGCTCAGTCAGGTGCAAGGGGATAAACGTATTGCTCGGGCTTACTCTCTGGTCAATGCGCCTGGCGCGCCTTGGCAAGAGGTGTTGGCCGTGACGGTAGAAGAGGGGCAACTCTCACCAGCACTGCATGAGTTGGCTGTTGGTGACAGTATCGATATTACCCCCAGTGCCAATGGCTTTATGACACTGGATGAATTACCAGAGAATATGGGACGACATCTTTGGTTGCTGGCCACCGGTACTGCAATCGGGCCTTTTATTTCAATGTTGGAAACGCCAGCACCTTGGCAAAGGTTTGAACAGATTGTGCTGGTTTATGGTGTGCGTTTGGCTGAAGATTTAGCCTATTGGACTCGGCTAGAGGAGCTAGCGGCGCTTTATCCAGGTCAATTGGTGCTGGTTCCTTGTGTAACGCGAGAGGCCGTTAAAGGGGCTCTTGGTTGTCGTATTCCAGCTGGCTTAGCTGATGGCAGTATCGAGCAACAGGCTGGGATTAACATCAATGCCCAGGATGCTCAGGTGATGCTGTGTGGTAACCCGGAGATGGTGGCTGATGCGTTGATTGAACTACAGGGGCGGGGCTTGGTGAAGAACCTACGCCGGACACCGGGTCAGATTACCATGGAGAAATACTGGTAA
- a CDS encoding Fe(3+) ABC transporter substrate-binding protein: MSRARTLIMAGAFFLAGGVSLIAQATEKVTVYSYRQPFLIEPLLQDFTDKTGIDVELVFAKKGLTQRLAREGRLSPADLVLTSDFSRLMTLVERDLTSPVNSSVLQQNIPVQFRAGDNQWFALTMRVRNIYSSKTRLGKLAINYEDLANPEYKGKICSRSGKHPYNIALVASMIAHHGEAETKTWLTGLKANLARRPQGNDRAQVKAVEQGLCDLALGNSYYLGKMINNPKQRAWADAVEINFPNQTGRGAHINVSGMALTKYAPNRPAAVKLMEYLASDRAQQRYAEANYEYPVKPGVTESALVASWGAFRPDNLPIQALADYHKAAVRLLDEVRFDL; the protein is encoded by the coding sequence ATGAGCAGAGCAAGAACATTGATCATGGCAGGGGCTTTCTTCCTCGCCGGTGGGGTATCGCTGATAGCACAGGCTACTGAGAAGGTAACAGTATATTCGTATCGGCAGCCATTTTTGATTGAGCCTCTGTTGCAGGATTTTACGGATAAAACCGGCATTGATGTTGAACTGGTCTTTGCCAAAAAAGGCCTCACTCAGCGCCTCGCCCGTGAAGGGCGGCTATCGCCGGCGGATCTGGTGCTGACATCGGATTTTTCCCGTTTGATGACATTGGTTGAGCGGGATTTGACCTCGCCGGTTAATAGCTCTGTGTTACAGCAAAATATTCCGGTGCAATTTCGGGCTGGGGATAATCAATGGTTTGCTTTAACAATGCGGGTTCGTAATATCTACTCTTCCAAAACACGGCTGGGGAAACTGGCGATCAATTATGAAGATTTAGCTAACCCAGAATACAAGGGCAAGATCTGCAGTCGCAGTGGTAAGCATCCTTATAATATCGCTTTAGTAGCCTCTATGATTGCCCACCATGGTGAAGCGGAAACCAAAACTTGGCTCACTGGGCTCAAAGCCAATCTGGCGCGCCGTCCTCAAGGTAATGACCGCGCTCAGGTTAAGGCCGTCGAGCAAGGATTATGTGATTTGGCATTGGGTAACAGTTATTACCTTGGCAAGATGATTAATAATCCTAAGCAGCGAGCTTGGGCCGATGCTGTTGAAATTAACTTTCCTAATCAAACTGGCCGTGGTGCCCATATCAATGTATCAGGGATGGCGTTAACCAAATATGCTCCCAATCGCCCAGCTGCGGTGAAGCTGATGGAGTATCTTGCATCTGATCGTGCGCAGCAGCGTTATGCTGAAGCGAATTATGAATACCCGGTTAAACCTGGTGTGACAGAATCTGCGTTGGTCGCATCCTGGGGCGCGTTTCGTCCAGACAATTTACCTATTCAGGCACTTGCGGATTATCACAAGGCGGCGGTGCGCCTGCTTGATGAAGTCCGTTTTGATCTCTAA
- a CDS encoding ABC transporter permease → MIPALPRRWSLLSFGLALLLLLPAFALLGQALLGQAELGRDNVFAHLLATVLPSYIANTLLLMLLVCIGALLLAIPAAWLVARCDFPGRGLFQWGLLLPLAMPGYLVAYVYTDMLDYAGPVQQWLRAMFHWQSADDYVFPSVRSLGGAAFMLALVLFPYIYLLGRTAFMEQSLNLLQATRVMGCRPWQSFWRFSLPMARPALAVGVALVAMETAADFATVSYFAVPTLTTAVYDTWLEYGSLTAAARLSLIMLLVIFVLIGSERYARRRQQLFQKPAATPLPRYMLQGHLALLASGYCALLLLLAFGLPFMALLRYVWLYWGETQMMQFFHYGLNSLLLALGVSVLCIVMALALLFIRRVSPRVEDQLPVQLAATGYALPGTVLAIGVLVPLTLTDFAVNDLADWLDVRGPGLVLSGSILALIFAFCVRFSAIAIGSVESSYRRIAPSLDMAALTLGLRPAALFFQVHLPLLWRGIFAGMLLVFIEAMKELPAALLLRPVGYENLATYVYQFVSDEQLELGAVAAVVIVLLGLVPLVYLNHSLERSEHS, encoded by the coding sequence GTGATCCCCGCATTGCCTCGGCGTTGGTCGCTACTTAGCTTTGGGCTGGCACTTTTATTATTGCTGCCGGCGTTTGCGTTATTGGGGCAGGCGCTATTGGGACAGGCCGAGCTTGGTCGCGATAATGTCTTTGCTCACCTATTAGCGACAGTGCTGCCCAGTTATATTGCTAATACTCTATTGTTGATGTTACTGGTGTGTATTGGGGCGTTGTTGTTGGCCATTCCAGCCGCTTGGCTAGTTGCTCGCTGTGACTTTCCCGGGCGAGGTCTATTTCAATGGGGGCTCTTGTTACCACTGGCCATGCCGGGGTATCTGGTTGCTTACGTTTATACCGATATGCTCGATTATGCCGGGCCGGTGCAACAATGGCTGCGAGCCATGTTCCATTGGCAGTCTGCTGACGATTACGTTTTCCCTTCCGTGCGCTCCTTGGGTGGGGCTGCTTTTATGCTGGCGCTGGTGTTGTTTCCATATATTTATCTTTTGGGGCGCACCGCATTTATGGAACAATCGCTCAATTTGTTGCAGGCGACTCGGGTGATGGGGTGTCGCCCTTGGCAAAGTTTTTGGCGTTTTAGTCTTCCAATGGCAAGACCCGCATTGGCGGTGGGCGTGGCATTAGTTGCAATGGAGACGGCTGCCGATTTTGCCACTGTCAGTTATTTTGCTGTACCTACCTTAACTACAGCTGTGTATGACACTTGGCTGGAATATGGCAGTTTAACTGCTGCGGCCCGTTTGTCCTTGATTATGCTGCTGGTGATTTTTGTCTTGATTGGCTCTGAGCGCTACGCCAGGCGTCGGCAGCAGCTATTTCAGAAACCCGCTGCGACCCCATTGCCCCGTTATATGTTGCAGGGGCATTTGGCATTATTGGCCAGTGGTTACTGCGCGTTATTGCTGCTACTCGCCTTTGGATTGCCGTTTATGGCGCTGCTGCGTTATGTCTGGCTATATTGGGGCGAAACCCAAATGATGCAGTTTTTTCACTATGGGTTGAATAGCCTATTGCTCGCGCTTGGTGTCAGTGTTTTGTGTATCGTTATGGCATTAGCGTTACTGTTTATTCGTCGCGTTAGCCCCAGAGTCGAGGACCAATTGCCAGTGCAGTTAGCTGCAACGGGGTATGCCCTTCCAGGAACCGTGCTGGCCATCGGGGTGCTAGTGCCTTTAACCCTGACTGATTTTGCTGTTAATGATTTGGCTGATTGGTTGGACGTAAGGGGACCGGGCTTGGTGTTGAGCGGTTCGATTCTGGCGCTGATTTTTGCGTTTTGTGTGCGCTTTTCTGCCATCGCCATCGGCAGTGTGGAGAGCAGTTATCGCCGCATCGCCCCATCATTGGATATGGCGGCTTTAACCTTGGGGCTGCGACCGGCAGCGCTATTTTTTCAGGTGCATTTACCTTTGCTGTGGCGGGGCATTTTTGCGGGCATGCTGTTGGTTTTTATTGAGGCGATGAAAGAATTACCTGCAGCGCTGTTACTGCGGCCGGTGGGGTATGAAAATCTGGCCACCTATGTATATCAGTTTGTCTCTGATGAGCAGCTGGAGCTGGGGGCCGTTGCGGCAGTTGTTATTGTGCTGTTGGGGCTGGTGCCTTTGGTGTATCTCAACCATTCTCTGGAGCGAAGCGAACATTCATGA
- a CDS encoding ABC transporter ATP-binding protein, protein MMALSISGVSCEYQGFSVLKRLDLEVKRGDILALLGPSGCGKTTLLRVIAGLQSISGGQVDILGHCVDDGTQWLPSEQRGIGMIFQDYALFPHLDVAENILFGVRNVGKAERQRLLDEMLALVKLTGLADRYPHELSGGQQQRVAIARALAYQPKLLLLDEPFSNIDAQVRTELIQELREILIRRGITAVFVTHSKDEAFVFADKLALFKDGRIVQQGSAENLYWQPAEKYVADFLGSGNYMPVQVRDSFHVDTPLGPLVSTSALPHPAAYSGELLLRPQQLKLEPSEQGVGVIRQRRFLGNVCHYQVEIDALLLEVRSQLTQLLPGQKVMLRTDAHPLVIF, encoded by the coding sequence ATGATGGCACTGTCGATTAGTGGCGTAAGCTGTGAATATCAAGGTTTTTCGGTACTCAAACGGTTAGATCTTGAGGTTAAACGTGGCGATATTCTCGCACTGTTAGGCCCCAGTGGGTGTGGCAAAACGACTTTATTGCGGGTGATTGCTGGGCTGCAGTCTATCAGTGGCGGACAAGTCGATATCCTTGGGCACTGTGTTGATGACGGTACACAGTGGCTACCCAGTGAACAGCGTGGCATTGGCATGATTTTTCAAGATTATGCGCTTTTTCCACATCTGGATGTGGCGGAGAACATTCTGTTTGGGGTGAGGAATGTGGGCAAGGCTGAGCGGCAGAGGTTACTGGATGAGATGCTGGCACTGGTGAAATTAACCGGTCTAGCCGACCGTTATCCCCATGAGTTATCGGGTGGGCAGCAGCAGCGAGTTGCGATTGCCCGGGCGTTAGCGTATCAACCGAAACTCTTGTTATTAGATGAGCCTTTTTCCAACATTGATGCTCAGGTGCGCACTGAGCTGATCCAGGAACTGCGTGAGATCCTGATCCGTCGTGGTATTACGGCGGTGTTTGTGACCCATAGCAAGGATGAAGCCTTTGTATTTGCCGATAAGTTGGCGCTGTTTAAAGACGGACGCATTGTGCAGCAGGGCAGTGCGGAGAACTTATATTGGCAACCTGCAGAAAAATATGTCGCAGACTTCTTGGGGAGTGGAAATTATATGCCGGTTCAGGTGCGGGATAGTTTCCACGTTGATACTCCGCTAGGCCCTTTGGTGAGCACCAGTGCCTTACCCCATCCGGCCGCATACAGTGGTGAGCTTTTGCTGCGGCCTCAGCAACTAAAGTTGGAGCCGTCTGAGCAGGGCGTTGGCGTGATCCGGCAAAGGCGCTTTCTTGGGAACGTGTGCCACTATCAAGTTGAGATTGATGCACTCTTGTTGGAAGTGCGTAGCCAATTAACCCAATTGTTGCCAGGGCAGAAAGTGATGTTACGCACCGATGCTCATCCCTTAGTGATTTTTTGA
- a CDS encoding Dyp-type peroxidase: protein MENQVMSREQLGICAEGNLHSVYLMLNANDGVEQQLRPSIANIAHYIHELTDQYADCAFNGFVAVGANYWDTLYPASRPAKLKPFPAMEAGNRDAPALEHDLFVHLRADRLDVLHLVASDVCCMLEDLTELVDEERGFRFMDSRDLTGFVDGTENPKGLQRQAVALVGDEDNAFAGGSYIHVQKYAHNLTKWQRLAVKKQEDIIGRTKQDNIEYASEDKPLTSHIKRVNLKDEQGNAMEILRQSMPYGSVKQQGLMFIATCRTPEHFEKMLQSMVHGDGEGNHDHLMHFTKAMTGSSFFAPSLDYLLKYAE from the coding sequence ATGGAAAATCAGGTTATGTCACGGGAACAGCTAGGAATTTGCGCCGAAGGAAATTTGCACAGTGTTTACCTGATGTTGAATGCCAATGATGGGGTAGAACAGCAGCTTCGACCCAGTATCGCCAATATTGCTCATTATATTCATGAATTAACGGATCAGTATGCTGACTGTGCCTTTAATGGTTTTGTTGCCGTAGGTGCGAATTACTGGGATACGCTGTATCCGGCGTCTCGTCCGGCAAAGCTGAAGCCCTTTCCGGCAATGGAAGCCGGTAACCGTGATGCACCTGCACTGGAGCACGATCTGTTTGTCCATCTGCGGGCAGATCGATTAGATGTGCTGCACCTGGTAGCTAGTGATGTTTGCTGCATGTTGGAAGATTTAACTGAGCTGGTGGATGAAGAGCGGGGATTCCGCTTTATGGATAGCCGGGATTTAACCGGCTTTGTGGATGGCACGGAAAACCCTAAAGGGCTGCAGCGTCAGGCGGTTGCTTTAGTCGGGGATGAGGATAATGCCTTTGCCGGTGGCAGTTATATTCATGTACAGAAATATGCTCATAACCTGACAAAATGGCAGCGTCTAGCTGTAAAAAAACAAGAAGATATTATTGGGCGTACTAAGCAGGATAATATTGAATATGCCTCTGAAGATAAGCCATTAACCAGTCATATAAAGCGGGTGAACCTGAAAGATGAGCAGGGGAACGCAATGGAGATTTTGCGTCAGAGCATGCCTTATGGCTCAGTTAAGCAACAGGGGTTGATGTTTATTGCAACTTGTCGGACACCAGAGCATTTTGAAAAAATGCTGCAATCTATGGTTCATGGCGATGGGGAAGGAAACCATGATCATCTGATGCACTTTACCAAAGCGATGACCGGCTCATCCTTTTTTGCACCATCGTTAGATTATCTGCTCAAATACGCGGAATAA
- the argR gene encoding transcriptional regulator ArgR, with translation MASSKNQDELIKVFKALLKEERFGSQSEIVNALQAEGFSNINQSKVSRMLSKFGAVRTRNAKQEMVYCLPAELGVPTASSPVKNLVIDVDHNQTMIVVRTSPGAAQLIARLLDSIGKPEGILGTIAGDDTIFICPSNIDDIEDTLETVKNLFNYND, from the coding sequence ATGGCCAGTAGCAAAAACCAAGATGAACTCATCAAAGTATTTAAAGCCCTGCTAAAAGAGGAGCGATTTGGCTCTCAAAGCGAGATCGTCAATGCTCTACAGGCAGAAGGGTTCAGCAATATTAACCAATCAAAAGTTTCCCGCATGCTGAGCAAGTTTGGCGCAGTGCGTACCCGCAATGCCAAACAGGAAATGGTTTATTGCCTGCCCGCCGAGCTAGGCGTTCCCACAGCAAGCAGTCCGGTCAAAAATTTGGTTATTGACGTTGACCATAACCAAACCATGATTGTGGTTAGAACCAGTCCAGGAGCCGCACAATTAATTGCCCGCCTATTAGACTCTATTGGTAAACCGGAAGGCATTTTAGGCACCATTGCCGGTGATGATACAATTTTCATCTGTCCGTCTAATATTGATGATATTGAAGACACATTAGAAACCGTAAAAAATCTGTTTAACTACAATGATTAA